In Crassostrea angulata isolate pt1a10 chromosome 6, ASM2561291v2, whole genome shotgun sequence, a genomic segment contains:
- the LOC128187971 gene encoding neurofibromin-like isoform X12, whose translation MATQKPGEWVQSLIQRFDAQLPIKTGLHTTQSIQNVEQNKECLISVSKHKFSLVINGLTKILQNVSSMRIHPGEAERNYYESQLIILDSLEQVLNSQPKDTSRLDEAIYVKLLLPEICKFLNQPTDNPNPLVLQLKNLASKVLFALSQNNFTAVFNRISAKLSNLPPSADVDQSDLSDLELIQHINVDIHRLIKLLNEVVCKFKPIKSKQVFLTLANNLEKAIWNWMDNYPEEFTDLQKRPNEELQDCSDKLFEHFNSSCMESRKRAAAVWPLQMMLLVMCPKILEEISNADAGAPCSPHIMKKKMFIDEVKKAIASHHGGSKQMIEGAAITCVRLCKASTYISINDRLNVLFAFVQSIINDLKNLLFTPPPSKTFSRGQGIVGQDLDLYIDCFVSCFRITPHNNDVLKICLNPHSPPIYHFVLVNALHRIITQHPLAWWPRINIIYGKAAELRSMFTDTLNKVTQGMATNPTPKVIGSSIPYVSIANFTKMTLYKLSKATDENMTTYRYLLLWIVRLIHADPYLMLHNHGKPGHEIQSSTLELMNGLVSLVHQQCMPDVAQEAMEALLCLHQPINIELWNPESPINTFWDVSSQVLFSISQKLIQRQLVNYTEILKWLRDILVCRNTFLQKHSANANLGNNKTICIHIKLEVVFFMYLWSIDIDAVLTGMSCFHLLCEEADIRCGSDEMAVTQILPNYNVYADIAQASTVLTTGRAALQKRIMALLRKIDQHTSGNSQAWDDTFRNWEVITQYLENYPKDAKVKTDSEIPTGLGETIKKRKPPHHANTEHELEDQLNEWANMTGFLCALGGVRLQNRPHRLSAGPSIASGLDSRKSSLMQSYDTQYCPVTQFISNMLKLLVCQNEKFGAQIQKHVKELVGHELNPALYPILFDQIKVCVDKFFDPSGQVIVTELNTQFIENVIFIMKNILEMKTDQPCEHLGVTSIESLMLAVVRYVRHLDSTVHAIQIKIKLCQLVEAMMLRRDDLTFRQEMKFRNKLVEYLTDWIMGNSHQVNIGDICSMSRKPLPRTGLQRYIHNPSGPGSCAKGPPHMPSPTPLFLHSQTTVDLDQASMQGVAALLAGLPLQPEESDRGDLMEAKSQLFLKYLTLFMNLLNDCSEEEQDTAMDPNRKRSTSNLSALRNCTVQAMSNLLNANIDSGLMHSIALGYHKDPQTRAAFMEVLTKILQQGTEFETLAETALADRFERLVELVTMIGDKGELPIAMALATVVPTQQMDELARVFVNLFDAKHLLYQLLWNMFSKENFDGQVEIADCMQTLFRGNSLASKIMAYCFRFYGQNYLRELLNPHIMEMTQQKVSFEIDPARLDTGESIEENKKNLMLITQKVFDSIVGSAPQFPSKLRSMCHCLYQVVTQRFQQSSAEAVWTVIGTVIFLRFINPAIVSPFESGIIDEEPTQKVKRGLTLMCKIMQNIANHLQFTKENHMRTFNEFLKTNFEAGRRFFTEIASDGDIPDTGNHSLSFINDANVLALHRLLWNNQEKIGDYLSSSRDHKAVGRRPFDKMATLLAYLGPPEHRPLDSHVGIFATRWSSMDMTSTKFEEIMSKHNMHEKDEFKSLKNLLIFYQAGTSTAGNPVFYYIARRYKVGEINGDLLIYHVLLTLKPFYNKPFELVIDFTHTCAENRFRTDFLSKWFVVMPEVVYQNITASYIYNCNSWIREYTKYHDRILNPLKGNRKLIFIDHPARLNEYIDPDQQKLPGSTVALEEDLKISNNALKLSHKDTKVTIKVGPNAIQITSAEKLRVLGHQVLLNDIYYASEIEEVCLVDDNQFTLTISNESGPLSFIHNDCDNIVHDIIHIRTRWELSQPESVTVHTKIRPKDVPGTLLNVALLNLGSSDPSLRSAAYNLLCALTQTFDLKIEGQLLETTGLCIPANNTIFIKLISETLAVNEPHLTLEFLEECIQGFGNSNIEMKHLCLEYITPWLPNLTRFCKHSDENKRQKVALILDKLITMTIEEVEMYPSIQAKIWGNIGKVADLLDMVLDSFIKRSVTGGLGSIQAEIMADTAVALTSANVQLVSRKVIGRLCRLIDKTCTSPTPTLEQHLMWDDIAILARYLLMLSFNNSLDVASHLPFLFHIVTLLVCTGPLSLRASTHGLVINIIHSLCTCAQLSSINETTMKVLKMSLAEFSLPKFYQLFGISKVKSAAVSAFRTSYRPGDRSFTMSPPEHEKMSLSSLETIVDALLEIMEASMKDIPSCDWLQQWTDLARRFAFQYNPALQPRAIIVFGCISKTVTDSEIKQLLKIMMKALESFNDLTLIEAIVMCLTRLQPLLRSDSSIHRFLFWVAISVLQLDEQSLYTAGLALLEQNLHTLDNMGLFDREPLEKIMMETRDPLEWHFKQLDHAMGLSFKANFNFALVGHLLKGFRHPAQTTTSRTIRVLNQLLSITVKPTNRDKFEVTPQTVPYLAALVSVSEEVRSRCHLKHRTSQYMMKESPSSDSLNTDMAAGAFSSSSSSTTGPMIPVPPLQSQVMVTPDIQTPSSMTPPPVATPMTRRQKSWEVLDLGPTNAARLQKGAPHTNQPQQPGNSSKVWKSLDDPNPRPPFQNRSNSMPTPGSKKDGTKPVMSQSRSGRVSVSNENNVLLDPEVLTDYPTQVLVLTVLATLVRNTTDENEARILYEYLAEASVVFPKVFPVIHSLLDAKINNVLSLCHDQAILNAVQSIIQNMIACEDPSQQQLSYLQICAERYSRAAGELPGSHDG comes from the exons ATGGCAACACAAAAGCCAGGAGAGTGGGTTCAGTCGTTGATTCAGAGATTCGATGCACAG TTGCCAATCAAGACTGGCCTACACACTACACAGTCCATTCAAAATGTGGAACAGAACAAGGAATGTTTAATTAGTGTATCCAAGCACAAGTTTTCCCTGGTCATCAATGGACTGACTAAAATCCTACAGAATGTGTCTAGCATG CGAATTCACCCTGGGGAGGCGGAGAGAAATTATTACGAGTCCCAGCTCATCATTCTGGACTCCCTAGAACAAGTGCTGAATTCT CAACCCAAAGACACATCAAGACTGGATGAagctatatatgttaaacttctaCTTCCAGAAATTTGTAAG TTCCTGAATCAACCCACAGATAATCCAAATCCCTTAGTTCTACAGCTGAAGAACTTGGCCTCCAAAGTTCTGTTTGCTCTTAGTCAAAACAACTTTACTGCTGTCTTCAACAGAATTTCAGCAAA aTTATCTAACCTGCCTCCTAGTGCAGATGTTGACCAATCAGATTTGTCGGATCTTGAGCTCATTCAGCATATCAATGTTGATATCCATAGACTTATCAAACTCCTTAATG AGGTTGTGTGTAAATTCAAGCCCATCAAGTCTAAGCAGGTGTTTCTGACCTTGGCCAACAACCTCGAAAAG GCAATATGGAACTGGATGGACAATTATCCAGAGGAGTTCACAGATCTCCAAAAAAGACCAAATGAAGAGCTTCAGG ACTGCTCTGACAAGTTGTTTGAGCACTTCAACTCCAGCTGTATGGAGTCCAGGAAGAGAGCTGCAGCGGTATGGCCACTCCAGATGATGCTCCTTGTCATGTGTCCA AAAATCCTAGAAGAAATCAGTAATGCAGATGCAGGTGCCCCTTGTTCTCCACATATTATGAAGAAG aaaatgttcaTTGATGAAGTAAAAAAAGCCATTGCATCCCACCATGGTGGATCTAAACAGATGATAGAGGGTGCTGCCATCACCTGTGTGAGACTATGTAAGGCCTCCACCTATATCAGCATCAATGACCGCCTCAATGTCCTCTTTGCATTTGTACAGTCCATCATCAATGATTTAAAg aatcTCTTGTTCACTCCTCCACCAAGCAAGACGTTTTCCCGAGGACAGGGAATTGTGGGACAGGACCTGGATCTATACATCGACTGTTTTGTATCGTGCTTCAGAATCACACCCCACAATAATGACGTCTTGAAGATCTGTCTGAATCCCCACTCCCCTCCAATCTATCACTTTGTGCTAGTCAATGCTCTACACAGGATAATCACACAG CACCCACTGGCTTGGTGGCCCCGTATAAATATCATCTATGGGAAGGCTGCAGAGCTTCGGAGCATGTTCACCGACACCCTCAATAAGGTGACCCAGGGGATGGCCACAAACCCCACCCCCAAAGTCATCGGAAGCAGTATTCCCTATGTCAGTATAGCA AACTTTACCAAGATGACCTTGTACAAACTGAGCAAGGCTACAGATGAGAACATGACCACATATCGCTACCTGCTTCTGTGGATCGTCAGACTTATCCATGCAGATCCATAccttatgttacat AATCATGGTAAACCAGGTCATGAAATCCAGAGCAGCACCCTTGAGTTGATGAATGGACTAGTCTCTCTTGTTCATCAGCAGTGCATGCCGGATGTGGCTCAGGAAGCAAtggag gcaTTACTTTGTTTACATCAACCTATAAACATTGAACTTTGGAATCCTGAATCTCCCATCAACACATTCTGGGATGTCAG TTCCCAAGTTTTATTCTCCATATCCCAAAAACTGATTCAGAGACAGTTGGTCAATTACACAGAGATCCTGAAGTGGTTGCGAGATATCCTGGTCTGTAGAAACACTTTCCTACAGAAACATAGTGCCAACGCCAACCTGGGCAACAACAAAACCATCTGTATTCACATAAAGTTGGAG gttgtattttttatgtaccTGTGGAGCATTGACATTGACGCGGTACTGACTGGCATGTCCTGCTTTCACCTGCTGTGTGAGGAGGCAGACATTAGGTGTGGGTCAGACGAGATGGCAGTGACCCAGATTCTGCCAAACTATAATGTTTATGCTGACATAGCACAAGCCAGTACAGTGCTAACTACAG GAAGAGCTGCTCTACAGAAGCGAATCATGGCACTGTTGAGGAAAATTGACCAGCACACATCAGGAAACTCTCag GCTTGGGATGATACATTCAGAAACTGGGAAGTAATCACCCAATATTTAGAAAATTACCCAAAGGATGCCAAAGTCAAAACTGACTCAGAAATTCCTACAGGATTAGGAGAAACCATTAAGAAGAGGAAACCCCCTCACCATGCCAATACAGAACATGAACTTGAG GATCAGCTCAATGAATGGGCCAATATGACAGGTTTCCTTTGTGCATTGGGAGGAGTGAGGTTACAGAACAGGCCACATAGACT CAGTGCAGGTCCTTCCATAGCCTCGGGACTAGACTCGCGTAAGAGCAGCCTGATGCAGAGCTACGACACCCAGTACTGCCCAGTCACTCA ATTCATCAGTAACATGCTGAAACTGCTGGTGTGTCAGAATGAGAAGTTTGGGGCCCAGATACAGAAGCACGTGAAGGAGCTGGTGGGACACGAACTTAACCCCGCCCTCTATCCCATTCTCTTTGACCAAATCAAAGTCTGTGTAGACAAGTTCTTTGATCCCTCTGGGCAG GTCATTGTAACAGAATTGAACACCCAGTTCATAGAGAATGTGATCTTCATCATGAAAAACATTCTTGAGATGAAGACAGACCAGCCCTGTGAACATCTAGGGGTCACCAGTATTGAGTCCTTAATGCTGGCAGTTGTCAG GTATGTCAGACATCTTGATTCTACCGTCCATGCCATTCAGATCAAGATCAAACTGTGTCAGCTGGTGGAAGCAATGATGCTTCGCCGAGACGACTTGACATTTAGACAAGAAATGAAGTTCCGCAACAAACTGGTGGAGTATCTGACAGACTGGATCATGGGAAACTCACATCAGGTCAACATTGGTGATATTTGTAGCATGTCCAG GAAACCTTTGCCTAGAACAGGGCTTCAGCGATATATACACAATCCAAGTGGGCCGGGCTCCTGTGCCAAGGGGCCACCGCACATGCCCAGTCCCACTCCGCTATTTCTGCACTCCCAAACCACGGT AGACTTGGACCAGGCCAGCATGCAGGGGGTGGCGGCCCTGTTAGCTGGTCTACCCCTGCAGCCAGAGGAGAGTGACAGAGGGGACCTAATGGAGGCCAAGTCACAACTCTTCCTCAA ATATTTGACACTGTTCATGAACCTGCTGAATGACTGCTCAGAAGAGGAACAGGACACAGCCATGGATCCCAACAGGAAGAGGAGCACCTCTAACCTGTCGGCCCTCCGTAACTGTACGGTCCAGGCCATGTCGAACCTCCTGAATGCCAACATTGACAGTGGGCTGATGCACTCCATAG CTTTGGGCTACCACAAAGACCCCCAGACCCGGGCAGCCTTCATGGAAGTCCTGACCAAGATTCTGCAGCAGGGGACAGAGTTCGAGACGCTGGCAGAAACAGCGCTAGCAGACAGGTTTGAGAGACTTGTGGAGCTGGTGACCATGATAGGAGACAAAGGGGAGCTGCCAATAGCCATGGCCCTGGCTACCGTAGTACCCACACAGCAGATG GATGAACTCGCAAGAGTGTTTGTCAATCTGTTTGATGCCAAACATCTTCTGTATCAGCTTCTGTGGAACATGTTCTCCAAGGAG AATTTTGATGGACAGGTGGAGATAGCTGACTGCATGCAGACCTTGTTCCGTGGCAACTCCCTGGCCAGCAAGATCATGGCCTACTGCTTCCGCTTTTATGGACAGAACTATCTACGGGAACTGCTCAACCCACACATCATGGAGATGACCCAGCAGAAGGTCTCGTTTGAAATCGATCCAGCCAG ATTGGACACTGGTGAAAGCATAGAGGAAAACAAGAAAAACCTTATGCTAATCACCCAAAAAGTGTTTGACTCAATTGTAGGATCAGCGCCACA GTTTCCGTCTAAGCTGCGAAGCATGTGTCACTGCCTGTACCAAGTAGTGACACAGAGATTTCAGCAGAGTTCCGCCGAGGCTGTCTGGACTGTGATCGGCACGGTCATTTTCTTGCGCTTCATCAACCCGGCGATAG TGTCTCCCTTTGAGTCTGGAATCATTGATGAAGAGCCGACACAGAAGGTCAAACGAGGCCTAACCTTGATGTGCAAGATCATGCAGAATATTGCCAACCACCTCCAGTTCACCAAGGAGAACCACATGCGCACATTCAATGAGTTCCTCAAAACCAATTTTGAGGCTGGCAGGAG GTTTTTCACAGAGATTGCCTCTGATGGAGATATACCTGACACGGGGAATCACAGCCTCTCTTTCATCAATGATGCCAATGTCCTTGCCCTGCATCGACTGCTGTGGAACAACCAGGAGAAGATTGGGGACTACCTGTCTAGTAGCAG GGATCATAAAGCAGTTGGCAGAAGGCCATTTGACAAGATGGCAACATTGTTGGCCTACCTGGGACCACCTGAACACAGACCGTTAGATTCTCA CGTTGGGATCTTTGCCACTAGATGGTCCAGCATGGATATGACCAGCACCAAGTTCGAGGAGATCATGTCCAAGCACAACATGCATGAAAAAGACGAGTTCAAGTCACTAAAGAACCTGCTCATCTTCTACCAGGCCGGCACCAGCACCGCAGGGAACCCTGTGTTCTATTACATTGCTAGGCGATACAA GGTGGGAGAGATTAATGGGGATCTCTTGATCTACCATGTGCTGTTGACTCTGAAACCTTTCTACAACAAACCATTTGAGCTGGTGATAGACTTCACACACACATGTGCAGAAAACAGATTCAGG ACTGACTTCCTGTCCAAATGGTTTGTGGTGATGCCTGAGGTGGTGTACCAGAACATCACCGCCTCCTACATATACAACTGTAACTCCTGGATCAGGGAGTACACCAAGTACCACGACCGCATCCTCAACCCACTCAAG GGAAACAGGAAGTTGATATTCATTGACCACCCCGCCCGACTCAATGAGTACATCGACCCTGATCAGCAAAAGCTGCCAGGGTCAACGGTGGCTCTAGAGGAAGACCTGAAGATCTCAAACAATGCCCTGAAGCTGTCCCACAAAGACACCAAGGTCACAATCAAGGTCGGCCCCAATGCCATCCAGATCACGTCCGCAGAGAAGCTGAGGGTGCTGGGGCACCAGGTGCTCCTGAATGATATCTATTACGCCTCAGAGATTGAAGAG GTCTGTCTGGTTGATGACAATCAGTTCACGCTGACGATATCCAACGAGAGCGGACCCCTTTCCTTCATTCATAACGACTGTGATAACATTGTCCACGACATCATTCACATCCGGACCAGATGGGAGCTGTCGCAGCCCGAGTCTGTGACCGTCCACACCAAGATCCGACCAAAGGACGTCCCCGGCACACTGCTCAACGTGGCCCTGCTTAACCTGGGCAGCTCGGACCCGAGTCTACGGTCCGCCGCATACAACCTGCTGTGTGCACTCACTCAGACCTTTGACCTGAAGATCGAGGGCCAGCTGTTGGAGACCACTG GATTATGTATCCCTGCCAACAACACCATCTTCATCAAACTGATCAGTGAAACCCTGGCTGTCAATGAACCACATCTAACATTAGAGTTCCTAGAGGAGTGTATTCAGGGATTCGGAAACTCCAACATAGAGATGAAGCATTTATGTCTGGAGTACATTACGCCTTGGTTACCAAATCTTACCAG ATTTTGCAAGCATTCAGATGAAAACAAGAGACAAAAGGTGGCTCTGATTCTGGACAAACTGATCACCATGACAATAGAGGAAGTAGAG ATGTATCCTTCCATTCAAGCCAAGATCTGGGGTAATATAGGGAAAGTAGCAGATCTCCTAGACATGGTGCTAGACAGCTTCATCAAG agaagTGTAACTGGGGGCCTGGGCTCTATCCAGGCAGAAATCATGGCTGACACTGCTGTTGCACTGACATCTGCTAATGTACAGCTAGTATCCAGAAAAGTCATTGGACGATTATGTAGG TTGATAGACAAGACCTGCACATCACCTACCCCCACTCTGGAGCAGCACCTGATGTGGGATGACATCGCTATTTTGGCCAGATACCTCCTCATGTTGTCTTTCAATAACTCATTAGACG TTGCTAGTCATTTGCCGTTCCTGTTCCACATCGTGACCCTGTTGGTGTGTACTGGGCCGCTGTCTCTGAGGGCCTCCACCCACGGCCTGGTCATCAACATCATCCACTCTCTTTGTACCTGTGCACAGCTCAGCTCCATCAATG AGACCACCATGAAGGTTCTAAAGATGAGCTTGGCCGAGTTCTCCCTGCCCAAGTTTTACCAGTTGTTTGGGATCAGCAAGGTCAAGTCTGCAGCTGTGAGTGCATTCAGGACCAGCTACCGACCCGGGGACCGCTCCTTCACCATGTCACCTCCCGAACACGAGAAAATGTCACTCTCCTCTCTAGAGACCATTGTAGATGCTCTGCTGGAGATCATGGAG GCATCAATGAAAGACATTCCAAGCTGTGACTGGCTCCAGCAATGGACGGATTTAGCCAGAAG GTTTGCATTCCAGTATAACCCTGCCCTACAGCCGCGGGCCATCATTGTGTTTGGATGTATCAGCAAGACTGTGACCGACTCAGAAATCAAACAACTACTGAAAATCATGATGAAG GCACTGGAGTCTTTTAATGACCTGACCTTGATTGAAGCTATTGTCATGTGTCTAACCAGGTTACAGCCATTGCTGCGATCA GATTCCTCTATCCACCGTTTCCTGTTCTGGGTGGCTATATCCGTCCTACAGCTGGACGAGCAGTCTCTGTACACGGCCGGCCTAGCTCTGCTGGAACAGAACCTCCACACACTGGACAACATGGGCCTGTTTGATAGAGAG CCACTGGAGAAGATCATGATGGAGACCAGGGATCCATTGGAGTGGCACTTCAAACAGCTGGACCATGCCATGGGACTCAGCTTCAAGGCCAACTTCAACTTTGCTCTTGTTGGTCATCTGCTGAAAG GCTTTAGACACCCGGCACAGACAACCACATCTAGGACCATTCGTGTATTGAACCAGCTGTTATCCATTACTGTCAAACCCACCAacag GGACAAATTTGAAGTGACCCCACAAACAGTGCCGTATCTTGCAG ccTTAGTATCTGTGTCGGAGGAAGTCAGAAGCCGCTGTCACCTAAAACACCGAACATCTCAGTACATGATGAAGGAGTCGCCCTCTAGTGACAGCCTCAACACTGATATGGCAGCAG GTGCCTTCTCCTCCTCTTCTTCCTCTACCACTGGACCTATGATCCCAGTGCCCCCCTTACAGTCTCAGGTGATGGTCACACCGGACATCCAGACTCCCTCCTCCATGACCCCGCCCCCTGTGGCCACACCCATGACTCGGCGACAGAAGAGTTGGGAGGTTCTAGACCTAGGGCCAACCAATGCAGCACGACTCCAGAAAGGAGCACCGCACACAAATCAACCTCAG CAACCTGGAAACAGTTCCAAGGTATGGAAAAGTCTGGATGACCCCAATCCTCGCCCACCATTTCAGAACAGAAGTAACTCCATGCCTACCCCAGGCTCTAAGAAGGACGGGACAAAGCCTGTGATGTCACAGTCTCGCAGTGGGAGGGTGTCTGTctccaatgaaaacaatgtgTTGTTGGACCCAGAGGTGCTGACTGATTACCCAACTCAAGTGTTGGTCCTCACAGTGCTG GCTACTTTGGTCCGTAACACAACCGATGAGAATGAGGCCAGAATTTTGTACGAGTACTTGGCTGAAGCCTCTGTTGTTTTCCCTAAAGTGTTCCCAGTCAT ACACAGTCTCTTGGATGCCAAAATCAACAATGTGCTCTCCCTGTGCCATGACCAGGCCATTCTGAACGCTGTCCAGAGCATAATACAGAACATGATTGCCTGTGAAGACCCTTCTCAACAGCAACTGTCCTACCTACAGA TCTGCGCAGAGCGATACAGCAGAGCTGCTGGTGAACTGCCTGGAAGCCATGATGGTTGA